The following DNA comes from Girardinichthys multiradiatus isolate DD_20200921_A chromosome 2, DD_fGirMul_XY1, whole genome shotgun sequence.
attttttcaaaaaatgacagtgcgccttgtaatccatactggttgtacacggcgctctgtcaaaatgtttcagtacgacaggtaaactacaaagccgcaccgcttgcagcattacggctaccgtagtcaggggcgtcgccgaagtaatagcggtaaacacatgtactgtgcttactcctagtccaacaccacttgtgtgtgtataacgtttgaatgtactgttgcaggaattgcctgaattATATGtaattagaagctcagtgtgtggggtgtatgtttcttgtgtgtgtatggaagatgttgacattactcctccggacagaggtggcgctgtgtgctgccgtagctgagaatcaagagtgaaggagggacgtcggtattattgtgtgtgtggggtgggtagagacggcgaccggagcagcggtgtatgagtctgtaagccctgtgtttttacgtgctgcaaagtcattaaaaagaaccccgaatctcgtcaacaactcagtgttttgatgctgtttcttcatgctcaactcagcaacgtatgagtgaggaagttaaccccgaggaaactagtaacttcggccctggagaaagcgtctcccctgtgtcatcagactacggtcaggggacagaaacaggaaaggttaacagtactaacgtttgatttagtgcatcaaactgtttcttttacgtgtttactgaatcagggaaaagttccctttcacgttttaactaacgtttgatttcaacttcaacttcatagactccaatgcattcctaacgtgcggttggctctattcaatagaattctatgtagaggagaccttaccatgagagtgaatggagttatcagaatgctggtttgtagtgtattaataaagtttgactgactgacttatttgactgttttgttgacattctctttagcacagctccatctagtggatgcataacgcaaccccagtgaaacgtttgactgcagtagcttctattctatgcaccttataatccggtgcgccctatatatgaaaaaagttctaaaataggccattcattgaaggtgcgccttataatccggtgcgccttatagtgcggaaaatacggtagtttgtgtaaaaatattgtcagtAATGCTAGTAATGGGATTACTTATTTTGTTACTGCTGTGAATTCCTTAACGTTTCTCTGCTATTGTTTAAGAATTTAAATTTTGCATGTAGTCTACTAGGGGGCAGGGGTGTTCAGTCAGTCCTCGCGAGGTCCTGAcatttccctgctttaacacacctgatttagATGATTGCAGCTCAACAAAAGCCTCTTAATCAACCATCACTGTTGTTTGTTGGATTTGATAGCTCACAGCTACAATATTAATTTTAGTGCTGTTTTTCTCATGCATTAGTAAACGTAacacattgttggtgcaatGAAATTGTATATACTTCCTGTTTTTAGACATTTGTTGATATTTATCGAGGACAAGTAATGgaatcttgtttttttcagatgtCTAAAGCAATGAGGCAGCTAGGTGCCATCATTTGGCAGCACAGGCCGAACGGGATGGAGTGGCAGGCTTCGCAGCCTGGAGGCGGGCGGGGTGTGAAGCAtctcatttgcatttaaagagaccacagCAAAACGAGATGGTCAAAGAAGAAGCTTaaaaaaatgagtaaaatgaaCACCTGAGGAGCTAAAATAACGACAAATtcaaaccaaagcattgcagttccactttatacagACCACATCTGAATGGTTTAAAtaggaaaaggaaggatttaaaagcatgataagTCCCCTTTCATGGGATGAAAAAAGATTataggtttttatttacattttaacaaaaactcGCATGGCTAAATTTTGTTCCCTTCTAAATAATCAATGGGAAAGATTTTTTGGCAATATAGCAGTAAAATGCTTTACATAATTACTGAGAAATTtccattcatctgttcaaatgAGCTCAAAATCATTGCCACTGGAAAATCATTGCATTAGCCTTTAGCTCCACCCACAGATTATCTATCAGATTCACAGTGGGACAAAATGTCAGTGTTACTGTAAATCAGAAAAAACATATTGGTGAAATTAAGATTACCTTAAATCTTAATCTGATAAAGATATGAATATTTTCGGGTTTAACTGTAGAAGAAGAACAGCCCAGCTTTTTAGACCAACAAAATTTCTAGCATGGCCTAAATATAGTCACACAAGTTGTGCACATGAAAATAGGCTGTGACTTTTAAAAACTGACTAACCAAAAACAACATGGCACAGTTTAGCCTTGTTTGAGACCCCGGGCCAGTATCTAAGTAATATAGGTATGGGTAAACAGCATAAATAGTTCAATCAATATTGCAACATTCTGTTTCCCAATATCccgcatgtaaaaaaaaaaagaaattggcaCTTTTGACATATTTAACAAAAACCCACCAACAATAGCAAAGTACTTCAGGCATCAGTCAGAATTAAATAAGTTACATTCATTTTATCAGGATCTTGACAGACAAATCTCAGCATagatacatttataaataagCAGATTACTTGCATCATCATGTGACAGGCTGAAATGTTCTGTGCTCCACTAAACTTTGTGACAAATTTCTGAGTTCGGCAGCAGAATGAACCTGTTTGTATCCAAGCAGAGCCAACGTGTCACTGCAAAGATTCTGAATCGTTCTCACAATGTCAAAGCTGAGACGAAGTCTCCAGCTTTCTACTGTAGCTCTGGAGTCTCTCGTGGTGGAGTATTTATAATTCCACTCAGAAGGGGCTGACACATTGCTGTTGGTGTTTTTCACAATCCACATCCTCACCCTGTCTTCCATCTCTATCCCCACAAACCTGTATATCTCAGTCGCCCTGGCATTCGGGTTAAGAGCCAAGTCCTCGTACCGCACCAACATGTAGCGTCCTCGAAGCCACGGTGGTCTCTGCAAGCCTGTTTTTGCAGAGGCAGCCATGTCCTTACAGGTGCTGGTAATCTGTGAGAGATCCACGTATCGAGGCTGGCGTCCAGTAGCGTTCCATATTTTCCAAGCACGAAACTGGTCAGAGAATGCCATGATGCGTGAAGCGAGGATGGCTCTGGGATCTCTCACCAGATGGATGATCTTCAGGTCCAGACGCGGATCTTCCGTCAGAGTCCGTAGGTCTCCAACCTCAGGAATCCGCACAGTTTTTATGGCTATATGTCCTCTTGACATACATGACGTAGAGGCTAAAGTGAGGTTCAGAGCCCCACACTTCTTAGGACACCAAATTTCATCAGGCGAATCAGATATTGCAGCAACCACCCCTTCCAAACAAACTGGAGGAGAACAGAGGGCACGGCTTGAGCTCCGTCGGAAAAAAGAACTTGTGATATGGTCCTGAGGCTCAGGGCGGATATAATTCTCCATGAAGTGAAGGTCGCAAGTGTACAGGTTTAAGAGGAGGTCCCTATATGCTCCCAGCAAGGCCCGACGGTCTAAAGTTCGACGTAGCCTGCTGCTGGAGTTGGTGAAGGCCTGCTGGACGTGGTAGAGGGGCTCAAACACATAGAAGATCCCGGGATGCTGGTTGAGGAGCTGTCCGGTGAAAGAGGAGCCACTGCGCGTGGTTGCAAAAAGCAGTATATGCTTCTGAGGCAACTCGATGGGCATCCAGTTGTCATCGCACAAGGCGGCCCATCTGGAATCTTGAGcacaggaaagaaaaaataatgtgCTTTCAGAATTACTGTCAATCATTATTATGTTCTGACTAAGGGTGACAGGCTTTAAATAACTCACTTcggaaaatgagaaaataattaCTTTAAGGCTCTGAGAAAATGAGGTCCTTAGCTCATACATGTGAACTACAGTACTATTTGTATCCCTTTTATCCTGGGAAACTGCAGATTAAAGCCAATGaagtttaaataatttagaGAGTCAATATCCAGGAGACGGGTTATAAAATGGTGGATTTCTAAATATAGAGCCAAATAACTGATGTGTAATTACTGCTAATGAAGAGTTGATTGCAAAGGGTTTTTTATACAGGAGCCTGTTGCTGGCAAGTTACATCTGTGCTGTGAGAGGATAGTAATGGTAGTAAATGGCAGCATAATTGCAAGTTAATTATGcatttttcatttctctttTCTCCATTTACAGGGAATTCCCATTTTT
Coding sequences within:
- the si:ch73-62b13.1 gene encoding carbohydrate sulfotransferase 1-like isoform X3 encodes the protein MECSWKTVLLLVCASLGVQYTAIQTLRDSLPGPCQRAYHCRSRYHRDSRWAALCDDNWMPIELPQKHILLFATTRSGSSFTGQLLNQHPGIFYVFEPLYHVQQAFTNSSSRLRRTLDRRALLGAYRDLLLNLYTCDLHFMENYIRPEPQDHITSSFFRRSSSRALCSPPVCLEGVVAAISDSPDEIWCPKKCGALNLTLASTSCMSRGHIAIKTVRIPEVGDLRTLTEDPRLDLKIIHLVRDPRAILASRIMAFSDQFRAWKIWNATGRQPRYVDLSQITSTCKDMAASAKTGLQRPPWLRGRYMLVRYEDLALNPNARATEIYRFVGIEMEDRVRMWIVKNTNSNVSAPSEWNYKYSTTRDSRATVESWRLRLSFDIVRTIQNLCSDTLALLGYKQVHSAAELRNLSQSLVEHRTFQPVT
- the si:ch73-62b13.1 gene encoding carbohydrate sulfotransferase 1-like isoform X1 encodes the protein MCLHPPAPEKDCCSLPAWEDFSSSLLPISEHEGCRAGGGGRMECSWKTVLLLVCASLGVQYTAIQTLRDSLPGPCQRAYHCRSRYHRDSRWAALCDDNWMPIELPQKHILLFATTRSGSSFTGQLLNQHPGIFYVFEPLYHVQQAFTNSSSRLRRTLDRRALLGAYRDLLLNLYTCDLHFMENYIRPEPQDHITSSFFRRSSSRALCSPPVCLEGVVAAISDSPDEIWCPKKCGALNLTLASTSCMSRGHIAIKTVRIPEVGDLRTLTEDPRLDLKIIHLVRDPRAILASRIMAFSDQFRAWKIWNATGRQPRYVDLSQITSTCKDMAASAKTGLQRPPWLRGRYMLVRYEDLALNPNARATEIYRFVGIEMEDRVRMWIVKNTNSNVSAPSEWNYKYSTTRDSRATVESWRLRLSFDIVRTIQNLCSDTLALLGYKQVHSAAELRNLSQSLVEHRTFQPVT
- the si:ch73-62b13.1 gene encoding carbohydrate sulfotransferase 1-like isoform X2, with the protein product MHEGCRAGGGGRMECSWKTVLLLVCASLGVQYTAIQTLRDSLPGPCQRAYHCRSRYHRDSRWAALCDDNWMPIELPQKHILLFATTRSGSSFTGQLLNQHPGIFYVFEPLYHVQQAFTNSSSRLRRTLDRRALLGAYRDLLLNLYTCDLHFMENYIRPEPQDHITSSFFRRSSSRALCSPPVCLEGVVAAISDSPDEIWCPKKCGALNLTLASTSCMSRGHIAIKTVRIPEVGDLRTLTEDPRLDLKIIHLVRDPRAILASRIMAFSDQFRAWKIWNATGRQPRYVDLSQITSTCKDMAASAKTGLQRPPWLRGRYMLVRYEDLALNPNARATEIYRFVGIEMEDRVRMWIVKNTNSNVSAPSEWNYKYSTTRDSRATVESWRLRLSFDIVRTIQNLCSDTLALLGYKQVHSAAELRNLSQSLVEHRTFQPVT